A DNA window from Arachis duranensis cultivar V14167 chromosome 3, aradu.V14167.gnm2.J7QH, whole genome shotgun sequence contains the following coding sequences:
- the LOC107479143 gene encoding uncharacterized mitochondrial protein AtMg00810-like, whose amino-acid sequence MARSDEVIVLSQHKYTLSILKNTNFAESKPTSFLLESNLRLSSSDGELLEDPTSYRRLIGRLMYLTISCPHITFSQFLSQPRTIHLHALHHLLRYIRGTVGQGLLFSKSSEKRLMAYVDADWAGCLDTRQNVTGFYVFIGDSLVAWRSKKQITVSRSSIKFEYQAMAAAAAELTWLKGLLFDF is encoded by the coding sequence ATGGCAAGATCAGATGAGGTAATTGTTCTTAGCCAACATAAGTACACCCTTAGCATCCTTAAAAACACCAATTTCGCTGAATCTAAGCCTACCTCTTTTCTTTTGGAATCCAACCTAAGACTTAGTAGCTCAGATGGGGAGTTGCTCGAGGATCCCACGAGCTATAGAAGGCTTATAGGGAGATTGATGTACCTCACCATCTCGTGCCCACACATCACTTTTAGCCAATTTCTATCCCAACCTCGCACTATACATCTTCATGCCCTTCATCATTTGCTGCGGTACATCAGAGGCACTGTAGGTCAAGGCTTGCTTTTTTCGAAAAGCTCAGAGAAGAGACTAATGGCTTATGTGGATGCGGATTGGGCAGGTTGCCTGGATACTAGACAGAATGTCACTGGGTTCTATGTGTTCATTGGAGATTCTCTTGTTGCATGGCGATCGAAAAAGCAAATTACAGTCTCCAGATCATCCATAAAATTCGAGTATCAGGCCATGGCAGCAGCTGCTGCTGAACTCACATGGTTAAAGGGCCTCCTGTTTGACTTTTAA